The Pseudomonas eucalypticola genome has a window encoding:
- a CDS encoding purine-cytosine permease family protein: MSEKTEQTQLIENHTVDYVPLAERHGKARDLFTLWFSTNIAPLPIVTGAMVVQVFHLNLLWGLVAIVLGHLIGGVVIALASAQGPRMGIPQMVQSRGQFGRYGALLIVFFAAIIYVGFFISNIVLAGESIHGMVNAVPLPAGIIIGALSATAIGVIGYRFIHTLNRIGTWVMGSALLAGFFMIFSHDLPLDFFSRGAFNLSGFLATVSLGIIWQISFSPYVSDYSRYLPVDIGIARPFLATYAGACLGTILSFSFGAVAVLATPEGTEAMAAVKQATGGLGPVLMVLFLLNIISHNALNLYGATLSIVTSIQTFAGSWTPSIKVRVVLSAIVLTGCCFMALGASSNFISHFIGLILALLLVLVPWASINLIDFYLIKRGSYDIASIFAADGGIYGRFNPHAIVAYFIGILVQLPFANTSLYVGPWANLIDGVDLSWLMGLAVTCPLYWCLATRNAPVCAGVRGRAAVTRNT, encoded by the coding sequence ATGTCCGAAAAGACCGAACAAACGCAGCTGATCGAAAACCATACGGTGGATTACGTACCGTTAGCTGAGCGCCATGGGAAGGCGCGCGATCTCTTTACCCTGTGGTTCAGTACCAACATTGCGCCACTGCCTATCGTCACCGGGGCCATGGTGGTCCAGGTGTTTCACCTCAATCTGCTGTGGGGGCTGGTGGCCATCGTCCTGGGCCACCTGATCGGCGGGGTGGTCATTGCCCTGGCCTCGGCCCAGGGGCCGCGCATGGGCATCCCGCAAATGGTGCAGAGCCGGGGCCAGTTCGGCCGCTATGGTGCCCTGCTGATCGTGTTCTTCGCGGCGATTATCTACGTGGGCTTCTTCATCTCCAATATCGTCCTGGCAGGTGAATCGATTCACGGCATGGTCAACGCCGTGCCGCTGCCCGCGGGCATCATCATCGGCGCCCTGAGCGCCACCGCCATCGGAGTGATTGGTTATCGGTTTATCCACACCCTCAATCGCATCGGCACCTGGGTGATGGGGAGCGCGCTGCTGGCAGGCTTCTTCATGATCTTCAGCCACGACCTGCCGCTGGACTTCTTCAGCCGTGGCGCCTTCAACCTCTCGGGGTTTCTGGCCACGGTGTCGCTGGGGATCATCTGGCAGATCAGCTTTTCGCCTTACGTGTCGGATTATTCGCGTTACCTGCCGGTAGATATTGGTATTGCCCGGCCGTTCCTGGCTACCTACGCAGGGGCTTGCTTGGGCACCATCCTGTCATTCAGCTTCGGCGCCGTGGCGGTACTGGCCACGCCGGAAGGCACTGAGGCCATGGCGGCGGTGAAGCAGGCGACCGGTGGCCTGGGGCCGGTGCTGATGGTGCTGTTCCTGCTCAACATCATCAGCCACAACGCCCTGAACCTGTACGGCGCCACGCTTTCCATCGTCACCTCGATCCAGACGTTTGCCGGTAGTTGGACGCCGAGCATCAAGGTGCGCGTGGTGTTGTCGGCCATCGTGTTGACCGGCTGCTGCTTCATGGCCCTGGGTGCGTCATCGAACTTCATCTCGCACTTCATCGGCCTGATTCTGGCGTTGTTGCTGGTGCTGGTGCCGTGGGCGTCGATCAACCTGATCGACTTCTACCTGATCAAGCGTGGCAGCTATGACATTGCCTCGATTTTCGCGGCGGATGGCGGCATCTACGGGCGCTTCAACCCCCATGCGATCGTGGCCTATTTCATCGGCATTCTTGTGCAACTGCCGTTTGCCAACACGTCGCTGTACGTGGGGCCATGGGCCAACCTGATCGATGGCGTGGACTTGTCGTGGCTGATGGGCCTGGCGGTGACATGCCCGCTGTACTGGTGCCTGGCGACGCGAAACGCCCCGGTATGCGCTGGCGTGAGGGGGCGTGCGGCCGTTACGCGCAATACCTGA
- a CDS encoding flavin reductase family protein: MIDATVYKNVMGSFPSGVTVITTLDDDGQVVGLTASAFSSLSIDPALVLFCPNYSSDSYPVLIKNKRFAIHLLSGQQQAEAYAFARKGKDKAAGIEWTLSELGNPLLANAVAIIECELWREYEGGDHAIMVGAVKNLIVPQQGNSPLVYCRGKMGALPALA; the protein is encoded by the coding sequence ATGATCGACGCCACCGTCTACAAGAACGTCATGGGCTCCTTCCCCTCGGGCGTGACCGTGATCACCACGCTGGACGACGACGGCCAGGTCGTGGGCCTCACCGCCAGCGCCTTCAGTTCGCTGTCCATCGACCCTGCCCTGGTGCTGTTCTGCCCCAACTACAGCTCGGACTCCTACCCTGTGCTGATCAAGAACAAGCGCTTCGCCATCCACCTGCTGTCTGGCCAGCAACAGGCCGAAGCCTATGCCTTCGCGCGCAAGGGCAAGGACAAGGCCGCCGGTATCGAGTGGACCCTCAGCGAGTTGGGCAACCCGCTGCTAGCCAACGCCGTGGCGATCATCGAATGCGAGTTGTGGCGCGAGTATGAAGGTGGCGACCACGCGATCATGGTCGGTGCGGTGAAGAACCTGATCGTGCCGCAGCAAGGCAACAGCCCCCTGGTGTACTGCCGCGGCAAGATGGGCGCACTGCCGGCCCTGGCATAA
- a CDS encoding ABC transporter permease, with the protein MAGQMKMSAVTHRQGTGSAPSAASATHANAKAAVMNNTPTLAQRWRGSRNLLPALLFLGLFFFAPLIGLLLRGVLEPVPGLGNYQELFANSAYARVLFNTFSVAGLVTLFSVLLGFPLAWVITLVPRGWGRWLLNIVLLSMWTSLLARTYSWLVLLQASGVINKALMAMGIIDQPLEMVHNLTGVVIGMSYIMIPFIVLPLQATMQAIDPMVLQAGSICGASPWTNFFRVFLPLCRPGLFSGALMVFVMSLGYYVTPALLGGAQNMMLPEFIIQQVQSFLNWGLASAAAALLIVITLVLFYFYLKLQPESPVGSSNAR; encoded by the coding sequence ATGGCTGGTCAAATGAAGATGTCGGCGGTCACACACCGCCAGGGCACCGGCAGCGCTCCCAGCGCTGCCAGCGCCACCCACGCCAACGCCAAGGCGGCCGTCATGAACAACACGCCTACCCTGGCCCAGCGCTGGCGCGGCAGCCGCAACTTGCTGCCGGCGCTGCTGTTCCTGGGCCTGTTCTTCTTCGCCCCGCTGATCGGCCTGCTGCTGCGCGGCGTGCTGGAGCCGGTGCCAGGCCTGGGCAATTACCAGGAGCTGTTCGCCAATTCGGCTTACGCCCGGGTGCTGTTCAACACCTTCTCGGTGGCGGGCCTGGTGACCCTGTTCAGCGTGCTCCTGGGCTTCCCCCTGGCCTGGGTCATTACCCTGGTGCCGCGCGGTTGGGGCCGCTGGCTGCTGAACATCGTACTGCTGTCCATGTGGACCAGCCTGCTGGCGCGTACCTATTCATGGTTGGTGCTGTTGCAGGCCAGTGGCGTGATCAACAAGGCGCTGATGGCCATGGGCATCATCGATCAGCCGCTGGAAATGGTGCATAACCTCACCGGCGTGGTGATCGGCATGAGCTACATCATGATCCCGTTCATCGTGCTGCCGTTGCAGGCAACCATGCAGGCCATCGACCCGATGGTGCTGCAGGCCGGCTCCATCTGTGGCGCCAGCCCGTGGACCAACTTCTTCCGGGTGTTCCTGCCGCTGTGTCGGCCGGGGCTGTTTTCCGGTGCGCTGATGGTCTTCGTGATGTCGTTGGGTTACTACGTGACGCCGGCGCTGCTGGGCGGTGCGCAGAACATGATGCTCCCCGAGTTCATCATCCAGCAGGTGCAGTCGTTCCTCAACTGGGGCCTGGCCAGCGCGGCGGCCGCATTGCTGATCGTCATCACCCTGGTGTTGTTCTACTTCTACCTGAAGCTGCAACCGGAAAGCCCGGTCGGCTCCAGCAACGCGAGGTAA
- a CDS encoding NAD-dependent epimerase/dehydratase family protein, whose translation MTSPAKPFNRLLLTGAAGGLGKELRQRLKPFCNTLRLSDIANITPADDNQEEIQLCDLSDKQAVHHLVDGVDAIVHFGGVSVERPFEEILGANICGVFHIYEAARRHGVKRVIFASSNHVIGFHKQTEVLDALSPRRPDSYYGLSKCYGEDTASFYFDRYGIETLTIRIGSSFAEPQNRRMLSTWLSFDDLTQLIARGLYTDAIGHTVVYGASNNTPNWWDNRYAAHLGYQPQDSAEQFREKVEAQPMPPADDPTMVYQGGAFVAAGPFGDN comes from the coding sequence ATGACTTCCCCCGCCAAACCCTTCAATCGCCTGCTGCTGACCGGTGCCGCCGGCGGCCTGGGCAAGGAATTGCGTCAGCGCCTGAAACCCTTCTGCAACACCTTGCGCCTGTCTGACATCGCCAACATCACCCCGGCGGACGACAATCAGGAAGAAATCCAGTTGTGCGACCTTTCCGACAAACAGGCGGTGCACCACCTGGTGGATGGCGTGGACGCCATCGTGCATTTCGGTGGGGTATCGGTAGAGCGCCCGTTCGAGGAAATCCTCGGCGCCAACATCTGCGGGGTGTTCCACATCTATGAAGCGGCGCGCCGCCACGGCGTGAAGCGGGTGATCTTCGCCAGCTCCAACCACGTGATCGGCTTCCACAAACAGACCGAAGTACTCGACGCCCTCAGCCCGCGCCGCCCCGATAGCTACTACGGCCTGAGCAAGTGCTACGGCGAAGACACCGCCAGCTTCTACTTCGACCGCTACGGCATCGAAACCCTGACTATCCGCATCGGCTCCTCCTTCGCCGAGCCACAAAACCGCCGCATGCTCAGCACCTGGTTGAGCTTCGACGACCTCACCCAATTGATTGCCCGCGGCCTCTACACCGATGCCATCGGCCACACCGTGGTGTACGGCGCGTCGAACAACACGCCGAACTGGTGGGACAACCGCTACGCCGCGCACCTGGGCTATCAGCCGCAGGACAGCGCCGAGCAGTTCCGCGAGAAGGTCGAGGCACAACCCATGCCGCCTGCCGATGACCCGACCATGGTTTACCAAGGCGGCGCTTTTGTGGCGGCGGGGCCGTTTGGGGATAACTGA
- a CDS encoding FMN-binding glutamate synthase family protein: protein MSEKNPPVLRESATFDRLTIQEIQRAAETGIYDIRGGGTKRKVPHFDDLLLLGASVSRYPLEGYREKCGTDVILGNRFAKKPIHLKIPVTIAGMSFGALSANAKEALGRGATIAGTSTTTGDGGMTPEERGQSQHLVYQYLPSRYGMNPDDLRKADAIEIVLGQGAKPGGGGMLLGMKVTERVAGMRTLPIGVDQRSACRHPDWTGPDDLAIKIAEIREITDWEKPIYVKIGASRPYYDVKLAVKAGADVIVLDGMQGGTAATQEVFIEHVGIPILPAIPQAVQALQEMGMHRKVQLIVSGGIRNGADVAKAMALGADAVAIGTAALIALGDNHPRLDEELKKIGSAAGFYDDWQNGRDPAGITTQDPELSKRLDPVEGGRRLANYLRVLVLEAQTMARACGKSHLHNLDPEDLVALTVEAAAMARVPLAGTSWVPGSGY from the coding sequence ATGAGCGAGAAGAACCCTCCGGTGCTGCGCGAGTCCGCCACCTTCGACCGCCTGACCATCCAGGAAATCCAGCGTGCTGCCGAGACCGGCATCTATGACATTCGCGGCGGTGGCACCAAGCGCAAGGTCCCGCACTTCGATGACCTGTTGCTGCTGGGCGCCAGCGTGTCGCGTTACCCGCTGGAAGGCTACCGGGAGAAATGTGGCACCGACGTGATCCTGGGCAACCGTTTCGCCAAGAAACCCATCCACCTGAAGATCCCGGTGACCATCGCCGGCATGAGCTTCGGCGCACTGTCGGCCAACGCCAAGGAAGCCCTGGGCCGTGGCGCCACCATCGCCGGTACCAGCACCACCACCGGCGACGGCGGCATGACCCCGGAAGAGCGCGGCCAGTCCCAGCACCTGGTGTATCAGTACCTGCCTTCGCGCTATGGAATGAACCCGGACGACCTGCGCAAGGCCGACGCCATCGAGATCGTGCTCGGGCAAGGGGCGAAACCAGGGGGCGGTGGCATGTTGCTGGGCATGAAAGTCACCGAACGGGTGGCGGGCATGCGCACCCTGCCCATCGGCGTCGACCAGCGCTCGGCCTGCCGTCACCCGGACTGGACCGGGCCGGATGACCTCGCCATCAAGATCGCCGAGATCCGCGAGATCACTGACTGGGAAAAGCCTATCTACGTGAAGATCGGCGCCAGCCGCCCTTACTACGATGTGAAACTGGCCGTAAAGGCCGGTGCTGACGTGATTGTCCTCGACGGTATGCAGGGCGGCACCGCGGCCACCCAGGAAGTGTTCATCGAGCACGTGGGCATCCCCATTCTGCCGGCCATCCCACAGGCGGTACAGGCTTTGCAGGAGATGGGCATGCACCGCAAGGTGCAGTTGATCGTCTCCGGTGGCATTCGCAACGGCGCCGACGTGGCCAAGGCCATGGCGCTGGGGGCTGATGCGGTGGCAATCGGTACCGCCGCGTTGATCGCGTTGGGTGACAACCACCCGCGTCTGGACGAGGAACTGAAGAAGATCGGCTCGGCTGCCGGTTTCTATGATGACTGGCAGAACGGCCGCGACCCGGCGGGCATCACCACCCAGGACCCGGAGCTGTCCAAGCGCCTGGACCCGGTGGAAGGCGGCCGGCGGTTGGCCAACTACTTGCGTGTGCTGGTGCTGGAAGCCCAGACCATGGCCCGCGCCTGTGGCAAGTCGCACCTGCACAACCTGGACCCCGAGGACCTGGTGGCGTTAACCGTTGAAGCGGCGGCCATGGCCCGTGTGCCGCTGGCGGGCACCAGCTGGGTTCCTGGTTCAGGCTATTAA
- a CDS encoding ABC transporter permease: MLLTPNAMSARMRFGLYTTTGLIALFLLLPIVFIVLLSFGSSQWLVFPPPGWTTKWYVQFFSNADWMDAALSSLKVAILTTIFSVALGLPTAFALVRGRFPGREMLYGLFTLPMIVPLVIIAVAVYALFLKLGYTGTLFAFVVSHVIVALPFTIISIINSLKLFDQSIEDAAVICGASRLQAVFKVTFPGIRPGMVAGALFAFLVSWDEVVLSVMMASPTLQTLPVKMWTTLRQDLTPVIAVASTLLIALSVLVMVIAAALRRRNEMRLGVAK, from the coding sequence ATGCTGCTGACCCCCAATGCCATGAGCGCACGCATGCGTTTCGGGCTCTACACCACCACGGGCCTGATCGCGCTGTTCCTGTTGCTGCCGATCGTGTTCATCGTGCTGCTGTCGTTCGGTTCGTCCCAGTGGCTGGTGTTCCCGCCACCGGGCTGGACCACCAAATGGTACGTGCAGTTCTTCTCCAACGCCGACTGGATGGACGCTGCCCTGTCGAGCCTCAAGGTAGCGATTCTGACCACGATCTTCTCGGTGGCCCTGGGCCTGCCCACGGCGTTCGCCCTGGTGCGCGGGCGCTTCCCCGGCCGCGAGATGCTCTATGGGCTGTTCACCCTGCCCATGATCGTGCCGCTGGTGATCATCGCCGTGGCGGTGTACGCGCTGTTCCTGAAGCTGGGCTACACCGGCACGCTGTTCGCCTTCGTGGTCAGCCACGTGATCGTCGCGCTGCCGTTCACCATCATTTCCATCATCAACTCGCTGAAGCTGTTCGACCAGTCCATCGAAGACGCTGCGGTGATCTGCGGTGCGTCGCGGCTGCAGGCCGTGTTCAAGGTGACCTTCCCCGGCATCCGCCCGGGCATGGTGGCCGGCGCCCTCTTCGCTTTCCTGGTCTCGTGGGACGAAGTGGTGCTGAGCGTGATGATGGCCAGCCCTACCCTGCAAACCTTGCCCGTGAAAATGTGGACCACCCTGCGCCAGGACCTGACCCCGGTGATCGCCGTCGCTTCGACGTTGCTGATTGCCCTGTCGGTGCTGGTGATGGTCATCGCCGCCGCCCTGCGTCGGCGCAATGAAATGCGTCTGGGAGTTGCCAAATGA
- a CDS encoding ABC transporter ATP-binding protein — protein sequence MSAVINETAQPGKTLVSLRNLNKHYGDFAAVDNISLDIKDGEFLTFLGSSGSGKSTTLSMLAGFETPSSGEILVQGQSLVNVPPHKRDIGMVFQRYSLFPHLSVRDNIGFPLSIRKHSADEVKKRVDAMLKLVQLEAFAHRRPSQMSGGQQQRVAIARALVYEPRILLMDEPLGALDKKLREDLQDELRQLHRRLGITIVYVTHDQEEAMRLSQRIAIFSHGKIVGLGTGYDLYQNPPNAFVASFLGNSNFLKLKAQGNATAHFGNQPLAIRLTAGLHTDQDILLMIRPEKAQALSVDQAAASPLQPGWNEVAAKVTEVLFLGESQTCSVVTTGGTPMTVKALSAAGMPLQAGDAVRVRWAAADACVYTEWAESDLSKGAGVH from the coding sequence ATGAGTGCCGTGATCAACGAAACCGCGCAGCCAGGCAAGACCCTGGTCAGCCTGCGCAACCTGAACAAGCATTACGGCGACTTCGCCGCTGTGGATAACATTTCCCTGGACATCAAGGACGGCGAGTTTCTGACCTTCCTGGGCTCCAGCGGCTCGGGCAAAAGCACCACCCTGTCGATGCTCGCGGGCTTCGAGACGCCCAGCAGTGGCGAGATCCTGGTACAAGGCCAGTCGCTGGTGAACGTGCCGCCGCACAAGCGCGACATCGGCATGGTGTTCCAGCGCTATTCATTGTTCCCGCACCTGTCGGTGCGCGACAACATCGGCTTCCCGCTGAGCATCCGCAAACACTCGGCCGACGAAGTGAAGAAACGCGTGGATGCCATGCTCAAGCTGGTGCAACTTGAAGCCTTTGCCCACCGTCGCCCTTCGCAGATGTCCGGCGGCCAGCAACAGCGCGTGGCCATCGCCCGGGCGCTGGTGTATGAGCCGCGCATTCTGCTGATGGATGAGCCTTTAGGCGCGCTGGACAAGAAACTGCGCGAAGACCTGCAGGACGAACTGCGCCAGTTGCATCGGCGCCTGGGCATCACCATCGTCTATGTCACCCATGACCAGGAAGAAGCCATGCGCTTGTCCCAGCGTATCGCCATCTTCAGCCACGGCAAGATCGTCGGCTTGGGCACCGGCTACGACCTTTACCAGAACCCGCCAAATGCCTTCGTGGCGTCGTTCCTGGGTAACTCCAACTTCCTCAAGCTCAAGGCCCAGGGCAACGCCACGGCGCACTTCGGCAACCAGCCATTGGCCATCCGGCTCACCGCCGGGCTGCACACGGACCAGGACATTCTGCTGATGATCCGCCCGGAAAAGGCCCAGGCATTGAGCGTGGACCAGGCGGCTGCGTCGCCCCTGCAACCAGGGTGGAATGAAGTGGCAGCCAAGGTAACCGAAGTGCTGTTCCTGGGCGAGAGCCAAACGTGCAGCGTGGTCACCACCGGCGGTACGCCGATGACCGTCAAGGCGCTCAGCGCCGCCGGCATGCCGCTCCAGGCGGGTGATGCCGTGCGGGTACGGTGGGCGGCGGCGGATGCCTGTGTTTATACCGAGTGGGCGGAGAGTGATTTGAGCAAGGGCGCTGGGGTGCATTGA
- a CDS encoding LLM class flavin-dependent oxidoreductase — MKFSLFVHMERWDEQVSHRQLFEDLTELTLMAEKGGFSTVWIGEHHAMEYTISPSPMPLLAYLAGKTTTIHLGAGTIIAPFWHPLRVAGECALLDVISNGRMEVGLARGAYQVEFDRMAGGMPASSGGNALREMVPVVRKLWEGDYAHDGEIWKFPTSTSVPKPVRTPPIWIAARDPDSHNFAVANGCNVMVTPLMKGDEEVVDLKNKFEAALANNPSIPRPQLMVLRHTHVHAKDDPDGWQVGAKAISRFYRTFDAWFGNKTVPVNGFLDPSPEEKFAERPEFQLENIRKNTMIGTPEEIVARIKHYQELGVDEFSFWCDNSLPHEEKKKSLALFIEQVVPAFR; from the coding sequence ATGAAGTTTTCCCTGTTCGTGCATATGGAACGCTGGGATGAGCAAGTCAGCCACCGGCAACTGTTCGAGGACCTGACCGAGCTCACCCTGATGGCTGAAAAAGGCGGCTTCAGCACCGTCTGGATCGGCGAACACCACGCCATGGAATACACCATTTCGCCGAGCCCGATGCCGTTGCTGGCGTACCTGGCCGGTAAGACCACCACCATCCACCTGGGTGCCGGCACCATCATCGCGCCGTTCTGGCACCCACTGCGGGTAGCGGGTGAATGTGCCCTGCTGGATGTGATCAGCAATGGCCGCATGGAAGTGGGCCTGGCCCGTGGTGCCTACCAGGTCGAATTCGACCGCATGGCCGGCGGCATGCCGGCCAGCAGCGGCGGCAACGCCTTGCGTGAAATGGTGCCGGTGGTGCGCAAGCTGTGGGAAGGCGACTACGCCCACGACGGCGAGATCTGGAAATTCCCCACCTCCACCAGCGTACCGAAACCGGTGCGTACCCCGCCCATCTGGATCGCCGCCCGCGACCCTGACTCGCACAACTTCGCCGTCGCCAATGGCTGCAACGTGATGGTCACGCCGTTGATGAAGGGCGACGAGGAAGTGGTGGACCTGAAGAACAAGTTCGAAGCGGCGCTGGCCAACAACCCCAGCATCCCGCGCCCGCAACTGATGGTGCTGCGCCACACCCACGTGCACGCCAAGGACGACCCGGACGGCTGGCAAGTGGGCGCCAAGGCCATCTCGCGCTTCTACCGCACGTTCGATGCCTGGTTCGGTAACAAGACCGTGCCGGTGAACGGTTTCCTCGACCCAAGCCCGGAAGAGAAATTCGCCGAGCGGCCGGAGTTCCAGCTGGAAAACATCCGCAAGAACACCATGATCGGCACCCCCGAAGAGATCGTGGCGCGGATCAAGCATTACCAGGAATTGGGGGTGGACGAGTTCAGCTTCTGGTGTGACAACAGCCTGCCCCACGAGGAGAAGAAGAAGTCCCTGGCGCTGTTCATCGAACAGGTGGTTCCGGCGTTTCGCTGA
- a CDS encoding MFS transporter: MKIKGIRWWMVALVMGGLIVNYLARNTLSVAAPTMMSELTISTEQYSHIVVAWQICYALMQPIAGYILDAIGTKMGFAIFAIAWSLACAGAAAATGWQSLAFLRGLLGLTEAAGLPAGVKATTEWFPAKERSVAIGWFNIGSSVGALLAPPLVVWAILHSGWQLAFLIVGAAGIVWSVGWLFLYKHPRDQKRLSEEEREYILSGQEAHFKEEPKQRGSWKKIVASRNFYAIASARILSEPAWQTFNAWIPLYLMTERHMNIKEIAMFAWLPFLAADLGCVLGGYLSPLFHRYCKVSLFTSRKMVMLFGCSCMIGPACIGLVDSPYMAIALLCVGGFAHQTLSGALYAITSDSFGKNEVATATGAGGMFGFLGAAAFTAVFGVLVTQVGYSPLFVVLAIFDIVAAIIVWTVAREVVRIKPVEDAGTPVGTGIVAGS; this comes from the coding sequence ATGAAGATTAAAGGCATCCGTTGGTGGATGGTGGCCCTGGTCATGGGCGGCCTGATCGTCAACTACCTGGCCCGTAACACCCTGTCGGTCGCAGCGCCCACGATGATGAGCGAACTGACCATCTCCACTGAGCAGTACTCCCACATCGTCGTCGCCTGGCAGATTTGCTACGCGCTGATGCAGCCGATTGCCGGTTACATCCTGGATGCCATCGGCACCAAGATGGGCTTCGCGATCTTCGCCATCGCCTGGTCACTCGCGTGTGCGGGCGCAGCGGCGGCCACCGGCTGGCAGAGCCTGGCGTTCCTGCGTGGCCTGCTGGGCCTGACCGAGGCCGCTGGCCTGCCGGCAGGCGTCAAGGCCACCACCGAGTGGTTTCCGGCCAAGGAGCGTTCGGTCGCCATTGGCTGGTTCAACATCGGCTCGTCAGTCGGCGCGTTGCTGGCACCACCGCTGGTGGTCTGGGCCATCCTGCACAGTGGCTGGCAGTTGGCATTCCTGATCGTCGGCGCCGCCGGCATCGTCTGGAGCGTGGGCTGGCTGTTTCTCTACAAGCACCCGCGTGACCAGAAGCGCCTGAGCGAAGAAGAGCGCGAGTACATCCTCAGCGGCCAGGAAGCGCACTTCAAGGAAGAGCCCAAACAACGCGGCAGCTGGAAAAAGATCGTCGCCAGCCGCAACTTCTACGCCATCGCCTCGGCGCGCATCCTCTCGGAGCCGGCCTGGCAGACCTTCAACGCCTGGATCCCGCTGTACCTGATGACCGAACGGCACATGAACATCAAGGAGATCGCGATGTTCGCCTGGCTGCCGTTCCTGGCCGCTGACCTAGGCTGCGTGCTGGGCGGCTACCTGAGCCCGCTGTTCCATCGCTACTGCAAGGTGTCGCTGTTCACGTCGCGTAAAATGGTCATGCTGTTCGGTTGTTCCTGCATGATCGGCCCGGCCTGCATCGGCCTGGTTGACAGCCCGTACATGGCCATCGCCCTGCTGTGCGTGGGCGGCTTCGCTCACCAGACGTTGTCAGGTGCGCTGTACGCCATCACCTCGGACTCCTTCGGCAAGAATGAAGTGGCCACGGCTACCGGCGCAGGCGGCATGTTCGGCTTCCTCGGCGCCGCAGCGTTTACCGCCGTGTTTGGTGTGCTGGTGACGCAGGTGGGTTACAGCCCGCTCTTCGTGGTACTGGCTATTTTCGACATCGTCGCGGCGATCATTGTCTGGACGGTGGCGCGGGAAGTGGTGCGGATCAAGCCGGTAGAGGATGCAGGCACCCCTGTGGGTACCGGCATTGTCGCGGGTTCTTGA
- a CDS encoding ammonium transporter, whose product MVNRLPGISLLALTLLSPLANAADTPTLNLGSTAWMITAAVLVLFMCLPGLALFYGGLVRAKNMLSLFTQCFGIAGVVGVLWVIYGYSMVVDTTNMVDGQVTFNSFVGGLSRVFLAGMNADSLVGDIPEGVFVTFQMTFAIITPALIAGAFAERMKFSAALIFMAVWFTLVYAPIAHMVWGGAGALMHNWGTLDYAGGTAVHINAGVAALAACILLGKRKGYPHTPMPAHNLSLTMVGAAMLWVGWFGFNIGSGGGLSGLSGIVMVNTQLGACSGIIGWMFTEWFKAGRPSALGLASGALAGLVGITPACAYVGTGGALAIGLLCGVICYLGATSLKRRFGYDDSLDVFGLHGIGGIVGALLTGVFCVPSLGGYVPNVTIAGQLLAQFKGVAFTFVYCFAVSWIILKVIKVVIGLRADEATEELGLDLGEHNESAYNH is encoded by the coding sequence ATGGTCAACCGTCTCCCCGGCATTTCCCTCCTTGCATTGACCCTGTTATCTCCCTTGGCCAACGCCGCCGACACGCCCACGCTGAACCTGGGCAGCACCGCGTGGATGATCACGGCCGCCGTGCTGGTGCTGTTCATGTGCCTGCCCGGCCTGGCCCTGTTCTACGGCGGCCTGGTGCGGGCCAAGAACATGCTCTCGCTGTTCACCCAATGCTTCGGCATCGCCGGGGTGGTGGGCGTTTTGTGGGTGATCTACGGCTACAGCATGGTGGTCGACACCACCAACATGGTCGATGGCCAGGTCACCTTCAACAGCTTCGTCGGCGGCCTGAGCCGCGTATTTCTGGCAGGCATGAACGCCGACAGCCTCGTCGGCGATATCCCGGAAGGGGTGTTCGTGACCTTCCAGATGACCTTCGCCATCATCACCCCGGCGCTGATCGCGGGCGCGTTCGCCGAGCGCATGAAATTCTCCGCGGCGCTGATCTTCATGGCCGTGTGGTTCACCCTGGTCTATGCGCCTATCGCCCACATGGTGTGGGGCGGGGCCGGGGCCTTGATGCACAACTGGGGCACCCTGGACTACGCCGGTGGCACCGCCGTGCACATCAATGCCGGGGTTGCCGCACTGGCGGCATGCATCCTGCTGGGCAAGCGCAAGGGCTACCCGCACACGCCCATGCCCGCCCATAACCTGAGCCTGACCATGGTCGGCGCGGCCATGCTGTGGGTGGGCTGGTTCGGTTTCAATATCGGGTCGGGCGGCGGCCTCAGCGGCCTGTCGGGCATCGTCATGGTCAACACCCAACTGGGCGCCTGCTCCGGCATCATCGGTTGGATGTTCACCGAATGGTTCAAGGCCGGCCGCCCCAGCGCACTGGGTTTGGCCAGTGGCGCCTTGGCGGGCCTGGTCGGTATCACGCCTGCGTGCGCCTACGTCGGCACGGGTGGCGCGTTGGCCATCGGCCTGCTGTGCGGGGTGATCTGCTACCTGGGGGCCACCAGCCTCAAGCGCCGCTTCGGTTATGACGACAGCCTGGACGTGTTTGGCCTGCATGGCATCGGCGGTATCGTCGGGGCGCTACTGACGGGGGTGTTCTGCGTGCCGTCGTTGGGCGGGTATGTGCCGAACGTCACCATCGCCGGGCAACTGCTGGCGCAATTCAAGGGCGTGGCGTTCACCTTCGTGTATTGCTTTGCGGTGAGCTGGATCATCCTGAAGGTGATCAAGGTGGTGATCGGCTTGCGGGCGGATGAAGCGACGGAGGAGTTGGGGCTGGATCTGGGTGAGCATAACGAGAGTGCTTACAATCACTGA